From one Perca flavescens isolate YP-PL-M2 chromosome 4, PFLA_1.0, whole genome shotgun sequence genomic stretch:
- the LOC114554682 gene encoding G0/G1 switch protein 2 translates to MESMQELIPFAKELLSQKPSRGLLKVYLVGSVFAALGTVIGLVETVCHPFFPDEPMDAEMLLMLAREQRTVEAQIQRNAAGQDEEEEEEDQLTHDNEATTRSTNLHKTHTLSQRSVTNRLHAS, encoded by the coding sequence ATGGAAAGCATGCAGGAGTTGATCCCCTTCGCCAAAGAGCTGCTGAGTCAGAAACCCAGCCGTGGTTTGCTGAAGGTCTACCTGGTGGGTTCCGTGTTTGCAGCGTTGGGGACAGTCATTGGCCTGGTCGAGACTGTGTGTCACCCTTTCTTCCCCGATGAGCCCATGGACGCAGAGATGCTCCTCATGTTGGCCCGGGAGCAGAGGACTGTTGAGGCCCAGATACAGCGCAATGCGGCCGGccaggacgaggaggaggaggaggaggatcagCTGACTCATGACAATGAGGCCACGACTCGGAGCACCAACCTCCACAAGACCCATACACTAAGCCAACGGAGCGTGACCAACCGGCTGCATGCTTCCTAA